One window of Methanogenium organophilum genomic DNA carries:
- a CDS encoding UbiA prenyltransferase family protein, protein MGVKTIPVILGIQKTRILLSVMNAMGIGIILVLCNGYLSIVETAIIAGIAIYVQSYIILFNGAELSRVLYDLIADGQYLLLGGVMYISTVCIA, encoded by the coding sequence CCTGTGATCCTTGGGATACAGAAGACCAGAATCCTTCTGTCAGTAATGAACGCCATGGGTATCGGGATTATTCTCGTTCTTTGCAACGGATATCTCTCAATTGTCGAAACGGCAATCATTGCCGGTATCGCGATTTATGTACAGAGTTATATTATTTTGTTCAACGGAGCCGAACTCAGCAGAGTGTTGTATGACCTCATAGCAGACGGGCAGTATCTGCTCCTTGGAGGAGTGATGTACATCTCTACTGTATGTATTGCATAA